Proteins found in one uncultured Desulfuromonas sp. genomic segment:
- the pgsA gene encoding CDP-diacylglycerol--glycerol-3-phosphate 3-phosphatidyltransferase, protein MKLNISSLNLPNMLTLGRIACVPVVMLLLLSDSRTMGFWAAVVFSIAAITDWLDGYLARKWQLVTVMGKFLDPLADKLIVMAALIMMIPLDRVPAWAVFLIIAREVTVTGLRSIASSEGIVIAASNLGKYKTIFQMVAIIALLLHYDYYWFFGIQWEIFHVDMQFVGSFFFYVSFIMAMWSGGDYLYKFYSVLTGTQD, encoded by the coding sequence ATGAAACTCAACATCTCATCACTGAACCTGCCTAATATGCTGACGTTGGGCCGAATTGCCTGCGTTCCTGTAGTTATGCTGTTATTGTTATCCGATTCCCGTACCATGGGTTTTTGGGCGGCTGTGGTGTTTTCCATTGCAGCGATCACCGATTGGCTGGATGGCTATCTGGCCCGTAAATGGCAATTGGTCACGGTGATGGGCAAGTTTCTCGATCCGTTGGCCGATAAATTGATTGTCATGGCCGCCCTGATCATGATGATTCCCCTCGACCGGGTACCCGCCTGGGCGGTGTTTCTGATCATTGCCCGGGAAGTGACGGTGACCGGTTTGCGGTCCATCGCCTCATCCGAAGGCATTGTCATCGCTGCCAGCAATCTCGGCAAATACAAGACGATTTTCCAGATGGTGGCGATTATCGCCTTGCTGTTGCATTATGATTATTACTGGTTCTTCGGAATTCAGTGGGAGATCTTTCACGTGGATATGCAGTTTGTCGGCAGCTTCTTTTTCTATGTTTCCTTTATCATGGCGATGTGGTCTGGTGGCGATTACCTGTACAAATTTTATAGTGTCCTGACCGGCACACAAGACTAG
- a CDS encoding lytic transglycosylase domain-containing protein, producing MNIRHHMVVVILLCLFGAVASGHAAIYKYVDGSGRIHFSNVPVKSHYSFYAHEAGDGKALSRSVTDLIKRYAVLNRLDVNLVRAVVRAESNYDINALSSKGAMGLMQLHPETAKDLKISDPFDPLQNISGGTRYLRQMLDRFKGNLDLALAAYNAGPSTVERYGGIPPYQETQNYVEKVKQFQKLYRRSDT from the coding sequence ATGAACATACGCCATCACATGGTTGTTGTGATTCTGTTATGTCTATTCGGGGCGGTTGCCTCGGGGCATGCGGCGATCTATAAATACGTTGATGGGTCCGGTCGTATCCATTTCAGTAACGTACCGGTGAAATCCCACTATTCATTCTATGCCCATGAGGCCGGAGATGGCAAAGCGTTGTCCCGCTCCGTGACAGACCTGATCAAACGCTATGCCGTGCTCAACCGTCTTGACGTCAATCTGGTGCGCGCGGTAGTGCGGGCTGAAAGCAATTATGATATCAACGCGCTTTCCTCCAAAGGCGCCATGGGCCTGATGCAATTGCATCCGGAAACCGCCAAGGATCTGAAAATTTCCGATCCCTTTGATCCGTTGCAGAATATTTCCGGAGGCACGCGCTATCTGAGGCAGATGCTGGATCGCTTCAAAGGCAATCTTGATTTGGCTCTGGCTGCCTACAATGCCGGACCGAGCACTGTCGAACGATACGGCGGTATTCCCCCGTATCAAGAGACTCAGAACTATGTTGAAAAGGTCAAACAATTCCAAAAACTCTACCGTCGGAGTGATACATAA
- the nadB gene encoding L-aspartate oxidase: MKITSDFLIIGSGIAGLSFALRVAEQGTVAIVTKREIYETSTNYAQGGIATVFSEDDSFEAHAEDTMVAGAFLSHRDIVDLVVESGPKAIQDLINFGTDFTKNSDGEYDLTREGGHSHRRILHASDITGREIERALAAAVAKHPNITVYEYYCAVDLITEAKVKHRRVPDNRCLGAYVLDSKNKEVITFGAQVTVLATGGAGKVYLYTSNPDIASGDGVAMAYRAGAAVANMEFMQFHPTTLFHPHAKSFLISEAVRGEGAILKRADGTAFMEKYHKLKDLAPRDIVARAIDNEMKTNGDDCVFLDITHKGADYIQQRFPNIYETLMKYGVDMSKEPIPVVPAAHYLCGGVKVDNHGQTEIRNLFAIGEVSCTGLHGANRLASNSLLEGAVFGERAADKAIEVVSKETFDYPSVEPWDYGSATNSDEEVVVKHNWDEIRMSMWNYVGIVRSDKRLIRALRRIQMIQEEIADYYWDFYVTTDLLELRNLATIAELIIRCALKRKESRGLHYTIDYPQTDDIHCKHDTILRKTF, from the coding sequence ATGAAGATCACATCAGACTTTCTTATTATCGGCAGCGGAATTGCCGGGCTTTCTTTTGCCCTGCGTGTCGCGGAACAGGGGACGGTTGCCATCGTCACCAAGCGCGAGATTTACGAAACCTCAACCAATTATGCCCAGGGCGGCATTGCCACGGTTTTTTCCGAAGATGATTCGTTCGAAGCTCATGCCGAAGATACCATGGTTGCCGGGGCGTTTCTGTCCCACCGCGATATTGTTGATCTGGTCGTTGAAAGCGGGCCGAAAGCCATTCAGGACCTGATCAACTTTGGTACGGATTTCACTAAAAACAGCGACGGTGAATACGATTTGACCCGTGAGGGCGGTCACAGTCACCGCCGTATCCTTCACGCTTCGGACATAACCGGACGGGAGATTGAACGTGCTCTGGCGGCGGCTGTGGCCAAACATCCCAATATCACCGTCTATGAATATTACTGTGCGGTTGATCTGATTACCGAGGCAAAAGTCAAACACCGTCGGGTACCGGATAATCGTTGCCTGGGAGCGTATGTGCTCGACAGCAAAAACAAAGAAGTGATCACCTTTGGTGCTCAGGTGACGGTTCTTGCCACGGGCGGCGCAGGCAAAGTGTATTTGTACACCTCCAATCCTGATATCGCCTCAGGTGACGGCGTGGCCATGGCCTATCGTGCCGGGGCTGCGGTGGCCAACATGGAATTCATGCAATTCCACCCCACCACCCTGTTCCACCCCCACGCCAAGTCATTTCTCATTTCCGAAGCGGTCCGTGGTGAAGGGGCGATTCTCAAACGGGCCGACGGCACGGCATTCATGGAGAAATATCATAAGCTCAAGGATCTCGCCCCACGCGATATTGTCGCCCGCGCCATTGACAATGAGATGAAAACCAACGGTGATGATTGCGTGTTCCTCGATATTACCCACAAAGGTGCCGACTACATTCAGCAACGCTTCCCCAACATCTATGAAACGCTGATGAAGTACGGCGTTGACATGTCCAAAGAGCCGATCCCCGTGGTCCCGGCAGCCCACTATCTGTGCGGCGGGGTCAAGGTCGACAATCATGGTCAGACCGAAATCCGCAACCTGTTTGCCATCGGTGAGGTCTCCTGCACCGGCCTGCACGGCGCCAACCGCTTGGCCAGCAATAGTCTGCTCGAAGGGGCGGTTTTCGGCGAACGTGCGGCGGATAAAGCGATTGAAGTGGTCAGCAAGGAAACCTTTGACTACCCTTCTGTCGAACCGTGGGACTACGGCAGCGCCACTAACAGTGATGAAGAGGTGGTAGTCAAACATAACTGGGACGAAATCCGCATGAGCATGTGGAACTATGTCGGCATTGTCCGCTCGGACAAGCGCCTGATTCGTGCTCTGCGTCGCATCCAGATGATTCAGGAAGAGATCGCCGATTATTACTGGGATTTTTATGTCACCACCGATCTGCTTGAGTTGCGTAACCTGGCAACAATTGCCGAACTGATTATCCGCTGCGCGCTGAAACGTAAAGAGAGCCGCGGCCTGCATTATACCATCGACTATCCGCAGACGGACGACATCCACTGCAAACACGACACGATTTTGCGTAAAACATTTTAG
- the pheA gene encoding chorismate mutase yields the protein MTIDEIRQEIDRLDNELLKIFNRRAELALAIGHLKKELDLPVYDPDREKRIFNKMTALNPGPLDNQAIKRLFERVIDESRTLERIKSKGR from the coding sequence TTGACGATCGATGAAATCCGCCAGGAAATCGACCGCCTGGACAACGAGCTTTTGAAGATTTTCAATCGCCGGGCGGAACTGGCTCTGGCCATCGGCCATCTAAAAAAAGAACTCGACCTGCCGGTGTATGATCCGGACCGGGAAAAGCGCATTTTTAATAAAATGACAGCGTTAAATCCCGGCCCATTGGACAACCAGGCCATCAAACGTCTGTTTGAGAGGGTGATTGACGAATCACGGACCCTTGAACGGATTAAATCGAAAGGACGCTGA